From a region of the Pieris rapae chromosome 22, ilPieRapa1.1, whole genome shotgun sequence genome:
- the LOC110992544 gene encoding ubiquitin-related modifier 1 homolog, whose protein sequence is MNTLKIQLQFGGGAELLFDKIKKRDVELPSLKKYFPESLKEKWTIKELLVWMKDNLLKERPELFVQGDSVRPGILVLINDADWELYGELDYEVQENDVIMFISTLHGG, encoded by the exons AtgaacacattaaaaattcaacTTCAGTTTGGTGGTGGAGCTGAGTTattatttgacaaaataaagaaGAGAGATGTAGAATTGCCATCtttgaaaaagtattttccaGAAAGTCTGAAAGAGAAATGGACGATAAAAGAATTATTAGTATGGatgaaagataatttattgaaagaaagGCCAGAATTATTTGTTCAg ggTGATTCAGTGCGACCAGgaattttagtattaataaatgatgcGGATTGGGAGCTATATGGAGAATTAGATTATGAAGTTCAAGAAAATGatgttattatgtttatatcaaCATTACATGGTggatag
- the LOC110992546 gene encoding ran GTPase-activating protein 1, with protein sequence MNSFDLNSISSALNDPGRTISGVDFSGRSLKLDTAEDAQPIVDAINACPDLQFLTLTGNTLGVEAAKAIAKALETHPELRTARFSDMFTGRMKTEIPPALSALGDGMIQAGARLNSLDLSDNAFGPIGVEGLAKLLQSDVCSQLQELRLNNNGLGITGGRLLAKALSSSPKKLKIFIAGRNRLENDGAIALAGVFQNMGTLEELAMPQNGIYHPGITALSNAFTQNPSLSCLNLNDNTIGPKGALAIATALPSLKNLKSINFGDCLLKSKGACALAKGLKENLVPLESLDLSHNEIGSTACMEVVDALSALPDCADRLSRVVLAGNSLGGATNKKNIKDKLGPSAELSDGEGSEEEFVSDSEEGEESEESEEEDNSEDSATEDAQHMDTVLDMGKEIVLDTSGVEEIDSDVGKFIQEPTVENLTRLGPNAAHVIDTHFQSIHDQESLIHAYVEALCCVSGLSLQSSVAGDVARDLYPLLVKRAKQQWVLANNVLAALQLIKAENKNFKVRWSIPPCFTILASQIDAQYFPAALRDTLRFFISSKLQSLPPDVKAAIELHPNLQS encoded by the exons ATGAATTCTTTcgatttaaattctatttcttCTGCCCTCAACGATCCTGGTAGAACAATTAGTGGTGTCGATTTTTCAGGACGCTCTCTAAAGTTGGATACCGCCGAAGatg CTCAACCCATTGTTGATGCAATCAATGCATGTCCTGACCTTCAGTTCCTTACACTCACTGGTAATACCTTGGGTGTTGAAGCTGCCAAAGCTATTGCAAAGGCTTTAGAAACCCACCCTGAGTTGAGAACAGCCAGATTTTCTGATATGTTTACTGGACGTATGAAGACAGAGATTCCACCTGCTTTG aGTGCTCTTGGAGATGGAATGATTCAGGCAGGAGCTCGTCTGAATTCGCTGGACCTAAGTGACAATGCCTTTGGACCCATTGGTGTAGAAGGTCTTGCTAAATTACTACAAAGTGATGTTTGTTCACAACTAcag gAACTTCGGTTGAACAATAACGGTTTAGGTATCACAGGAGGACGGTTACTGGCCAAGGCATTGTCTTCAAGTCCGAAGaagttaaagatatttatagcTGGAAGGAACAGACTAGAAAATGATGGAGCAATTGCGCTAGCTGGAGTATTTCAG AATATGGGTACTCTTGAAGAGCTAGCAATGCCCCAAAATGGCATATACCATCCTGGTATTACTGCTCTTTCCAATGCTTTTACACAGAACCCAAGCCTTTCTTGCCTTAATCTGAATGACAACACCATTGGACCCAAAGGGGCACTTGCCATAGCTACAGCACTGCCTAG tttgAAGAATCTTAAATCCATCAACTTTGGTGATTGTCTACTTAAAAGTAAAGGAGCCTGTGCACTGGCTAAGGGACTTAAAGAGAACTTGGTACCACTagag TCACTGGACTTGAGTCACAATGAAATAGGCAGTACGGCGTGTATGGAGGTGGTTGATGCATTAAGTGCATTACCAGACTGTGCTGACCGTCTTAGCAGAGTGGTTTTAGCAG GCAACAGCTTGGGCGGTGCGactaataaaaagaatataaaagaCAAACTGGGTCCTTCTGCTGAACTTAGTGATGGTGAAGGCAGCGAGGAAGAAT TTGTATCTGACTCGGAAGAGGGTGAGGAATCTGAGGAATCCGAGGAAGAAGATAATTCAGAAGACAGTGCAACAGAAGATGCACAACATATGGACACTGTACTTGACATGGGGAAAGAGATTGTACTGGATACATCGG gagTGGAAGAAATCGATTCGGACGTCGGTAAATTCATCCAAGAACCGACGGTTGAGAACTTAACCAGACTAGGACCTAACGCTGCACACGTTATTGACACACATTTTcag TCAATACATGATCAAGAAAGTCTCATCCATGCATATGTGGAAGCCCTTTGCTGTGTCTCTGGTCTTTCCCTGCAAAGTTCAGTAGCGGGAGACGTTGCAAGGGATTTGTACCCATTGTTGGTTAAGAGAGCCAAACAGCAGTGGGTGTTGGCAAACAATGTGCTTGCAGCTTTACAGCTTATTAAG GCTGAAAACAAAAACTTCAAGGTCCGTTGGAGTATACCACCATGTTTCACAATATTGGCGTCACAAATTGACGCCCAGTACTTCCCTGCTGCCCTTCGGGACACATTACGATTCTTTATCAGCAGTAAACTGCAGTCACTGCCACCGGATGTGAAGGCGGCAATTGAATTGCACCCGAATTTACAGTcgtaa